GCAAATGGGTATTTAGAATTAAAGAGAATGCAGATGGAACCATTAATAGGTATAAAGCTAGGCTTGTTGCCAAAGGATATCATCAAGTTAAAGGCTTTGACTATTCAGAAACATTTTCACCAGTGGTCAAACCTATTACAATCAGACTTATTCTCACTTTGGCCATCACCAAGCAGTGGCATATTCACCAATTAgatgtgaataatgcctttCTTAATGGAGCTCTCCAAGAGGAGGTTTATATGACTCAACCTACTGGTTTTCAGAATTCAGATACTACACTTGTGTGCAAGCTACACAAAGCTCTCTATGGCCTCAAACAGGCCCCTAGAGCATGGTTTGAAAGGTTAAAGTCAGCCTTAGTTAAGTATGGGTTCACACCTAGCAAGTGTGATCCATCCTTGTTTACTTTTTACATAAAAGGTTCAGTCATAtacattcttgtttatgtggatgatatcatCATTACTGGCAATTCTCTGCCTTTGGTACAGCAAGTAGTGCAGAATCTTGACTCTGAATTTTCTCTGAAGCAACTGGGTCAGCTTGATTATTTTCTTGGAGTTCAGGTTCATCACTTGAAAGATAGGTCCTTGCTTTTAACTCAAACCAAGTACATACATGATTTACTTGAAAGAGCTGAAATGGGGGAAGCAAAGGGTATTTCTACTCCTATGATTGGTGGTGCCAAGTTGAGCAAGTATGGGTCTGATTATTTTGCAGATCCAACCTTGTACAGGTCCATTGTTGGTGCCCTGCAGTATGCTACTCTCACAAGGCCAGAAATCAGTTTTGCTGTGAATAAAGTTTGCCAGTTTCTTAGCCAGCCCTTAGAAGATCATTGGAAGGCTGTCAAACGTATTTTAAGGTATCTTAAGGGTACTATTCATCATGGTCTTCACCTCAATCCTTGTTCCTTGTCCTCTACAGTTCCTCTTGTTGcattttgtgatgctgattggggttCTGACCCTGATGACAGAAGGTCCACCTCAGGATCTTGTGTGTTTTTTGGTCCTAACTTGGTGTCTTGGAGTTCCAAAAAGCAAACCTTAGTTGCTAGGTCCAGTACTGAGGCTGAATACAGGAGCCTTGCCAATACTTCTGCTGAGTTACTTTGGATACAATCTTTGTTGCAAGAGCTCAAGGTCCCCTTTTCTTCTCCTAGAGTTTTCTGTGACAACATGGGGGCTGTGGCTTTAACACACAACCCTGTTCTGCACACCAGAACAAAGCATATGGAGCTTGATATCTTTTTTGTCAGGGAAAAGGTGCTGAATGGCTCTCTCTTTGTTCACCATATTCCTTCTGAAGACCAGCTtgcagatatttttaccaagGCTCTTTCTCCAACCCGGTTTGAGCTTCTTCGTTCCAAACTCCATGTGGCTGAGAAAATCCTTTCCTcaccaccttgagtttgagggggtcTATTAGAGTACACTATGTAACGTGTAAGAGAAGCTACTGTTAGTTAGCTTGCTGACTGTGTATGCAGTCAGTTATAGGGTTAGTTAGTGTTAGCTGTCATAGTTAGTTATGCTGAGCTGTCATAACAGCTGtcataacagaatcagttaggaTTGTTAGCTTGATCAACAAGCTAAGTGCTCTTCTATAAATACTGATGTAATCTCTTGAATCTGTAGCTTTTACAAATCAATGTTAATCAGTTTTCTCATTTACAGTTTTCAACAATATCTGAAAATTAGGAGCACCTTGCTGCTGTAAAGCTCTTTAGATGACCAGTTCATGATAAGTTCATGCATACGGTACTGGACAGTAAGCATAGATGTGACTTCATCTCCATACAATTCTGCAAGTCGTTCAAAGAGGGTTCTTCCTAAGCCTTTCTTCTCAGCTTCAGCACTTTGAATGGTTGGAGGAAGTTGAAGATGGTCCCCTGCAAGTATACATCTTGAACCCTAAAACAATGAACTCTTCATTTAATACATTATAATGGCAAATGATAACATGCATATAATAATTAGAAAGCCACATATTTTAATGCAGGATCAAGCACAGGTTTAATATCAGGCTTTTAATTTTTCCAGTTCAAAACTACTCTTTTGTAAAAGATAGCACATTTTAATATCCAACTTCCTTTATATAATTTCCAATTCAATTCAGTTTGATATTTGAAATACCATGTTGCATGGAGTTCAGAACACACTTCAGacatttaaagaaatttaatggAGGATACTGTTGGATGACACCATTTCTctttattattgttattgttgtaaAGAATCAGGTTAAAACCAGTAGTAGTCAAAATGCAACTCAAGCCAAAAAATCTCAAATATTTGTAAATTTCCAATTCTAGATTGTAAGAATTATATTTTTTGTGTGCAACATAAACCAACCTAGTTCATCTGTAAGTAATCAgggcttataaaaaaagtaaGGAATCAGGAGGAGATAAAAAGAAGTCAGAATGTAAGTGTTATGAACACCATTGAATGTAGTGCATATGCCTATCAACAATACCTTCAGCAGAGGTATCCAGCATGCAATCTCAAGTGCTTGAGCAGCTTCATCAATAATTACCAAATCAAACGAAGTGTGGTCTAGTTTCCTAGAGGATGCCCCGGTTAGAGTAGTTAATATTACATCTGCACTTTTAATTACGTCTGTAACAGCGAGCTGCTGCCTTTTCCGCTCTTCTTTGGATAGAGTCCTGAGTTCCTTTTGTATGTTCCTCCTCGTACTTTTGTCTTTGGTTTTCAGCAGCTTGCCATTCAATGCCTGAAAAAAAAACAGGTTATATACTGTGAAAAGTAGCGCCGATAAATAAATCTAATTTTACTAGCATGATGTTAATGCTTCCACCAAGGATAACATCTTAAGTAACTGTATAAGGAACATCAGCTAGATCCCCCTACTTATAATCTTGACAAATGATAATAAAATCATACGTAAGATTGAGTTCTGTAACTTCTTTTCAGAATCTCACCTTCATTTCTTTCCGAATGTCATTTGCAAGACCACTATTATCTCCTCGTAATacctaatataaaaaaataaatcaatatggGTGAAATCAACAGGTATGATCCATGACATATACAACATTTTATGTGAAGCTTATATGCCAAAGGAATACCAAGTAATTTActactaattttttaaaatagataCCTCCCAAAATGACAAGAAAAACATACATAAACACAGGAGAGACTTTGTCAGGAATCATGCTGAAAGAAAATGTTTTGCGTCATTAAGTTGCATGGCAGTCGTGAAGTTGCCTTTATCATTTTTTGGGAACAATGGATTTGTACAGAATCTATGAGTCAAATCTTGTTCTCATATTAAAGGTCTTTGTAGCAAGGAATATAATGCTCTTTGGAACTGCGTGTGGAGCATGATCCCAGAAGTTTTAACCAGAATTTATTCCCTTCTCACCTTGTGTGGGACAGAGTGGTTTTCTTGGCTTTTATTTGGGTGCAGGCACATGGTTTTTCAAGAGGGGTTTTCCATCATGGATCTCTAGAAATATTGCAGTGTATTATGAGATGACCGTATCagcttttttttaatttttctgtcTTTGTTTTGTGTTCTATTGTAGCCTAGAAGAATAATAGAACCCAACCAAGAACTGATATTATTTCAATGATAGAACCCTAATTCCGAATTTGGGAATCAGAGCAAGATACAAGAGATATACCAAACACTCCCTAAACCAAGAGAGAGACCCAACACTCTCCCTAAACCCGAATTCCAAAATGAATACAAAGATACCCCATAGTCTTtctaactcacttatttatagaCTCACTCTGTAAGTGTAACTAACTCCCACCCCCAACTAACTAACTATTAACCCCTAACTAACCCATAACCGTAAGAACCTATCAAAGAATCTCTTATCCTCCTTTAGAATTCTCTCAGtttttttgatgattttttctTGCTTTAAAAATATCACGAAAACATATTTTAGCATTCAAACAAGTAGTCATCATGTACCTGAGCATCCAGAGCACTGTCCAATACTTGAGGCAATAAACGCGCAGGATGACCAACTCTCACCAGCTTAACTCTGATGAAAAAGTCGGACATCATGAGTGAGTATTGACACATGATTTTACACACTTGATGAAACTAAACCAAGTGGAGAACATATCTCACCGCAGAATGAGGATAAATTAACAACCAAAAATAAGTAAGAATAGAAGCATAAGAAAAGGAtttcaaattataaattttacaaGACATTATTATCCAGTCTAGGAAAGGGAGAAGAATTTCAAACGATGAAAAAACATATTCCTTTCCTTCTAATATTACTGGTTCTATGAACAATTTTCCGCAGGGTTATTCTATGCTTATCTGTGCTGTCAGATGTAAAAGCTGCTATCACGAGTTATGACACAAATCACAGCAAAACCAGCCAATTATTCTAGTGCCAAAGAGGTAATAAAATAATTACACCTGTGTGGAACTAGCCGCTCAACAATGTTGTCAACAGCTATATTTGAGGCAGCACAAGCAAGAATCTTAGATCCACGTTTCACTTCTTGTAATATGATTTCCACAACTGTTGTAGTTTTTCCTGTTCCAGGTGGTCCATGTAGCAAGAACACGTTCTTTGATGATAGGGCTTTTGAAATTGCATCTTTCTTTGGAGATAAAAAcagaaagaatttttttttgtgaacaTAAGGCAGACGTGCAAAGCAAAAAACAATGAAATACTCAAGCAGAAATATCAAATACTCTTTGAATGCTAATTAACAATCTAGTGGTTAATGTTCCACAATTGAAAAGATTTGACAGATGTTCCTAAATCACAATTCTTTTAGATTCCCCTAAAAGAAGTGACTCTACTGCCAGAATAAGCATGCATCAAATGCGTAAACAGATAACTAATAGAGAAATATGATTTATGTTAATTACAAAGGCATATGCACCCTTAGATGAAATAATACATTGAACAAAAATAGATtataaaaagtagaaaaaaTTTAAGTTATAACAAATACAATGGTCGTGCAAAAAACTAAGTTACACACCTGAGAGTGATCAAGATTGGTATTAAAGGGAGAGAAGGATACATCCTTCTTGGACACAGTTGGCAGCTTCTCCCCAAACAAGACAGGAATTAGATCAGCAGCAGGACCCTTATGCACTCCTTTACTCAATTGTATTAGTGCATCTTTCATCCTGCGATATGTCACCTGCATGAACAATAAATATTTGCAGTATATCAGAACCCAGGATCaagaaaaagattaaaaaaagaagataaaagtgtcAGGCAAGATGCTGACACAACAGAAAACTAAGTAACCAAAAGGGATAgtcaaaacttcaaattaaGGTCCTATTGGTGCAATTCATATATTTTATGCAAACCTATAGATATGTCAATTTTACCAAATCTCTCAATAGTAACTAATATATGTAAATTCAAACCACATTACTATTCTATTCAAGAAATGACACGCAGCTATGAATTTTTCAGCAATCAGCATACCTCGTTTGCTACTTTTTCCAGTCTTAGGGGACTGTTTAAACCATCTTCTGGTATATCATCAAAAGCAACAGTAATTGACGAGTCCTGTTAGGAATTGTATCAAGACGTCAAGTCAAAGTAATATCTAAAGGCGGGACAATCATTTTCTATAGATACAAAGTGAATCAATCATATACCTTTAACCTGTAAACTACACCTTGTCCAAGAGCAGGAGAACCTAAATCAGCCTTGTTGAGTTTTAAAACAACAACGTCATGAGTACCAAACTGCGAAAAAGAAGACCCCGTTAACTCCCTCAAAGTAATATAATatgaatttgaatttaaatacaTGGTGCTTCAAGATGTTATTGAGGCATCCTTTTTGTTGACATACTCATACCAGTCTCAAAGTGCTCAAAGCGAGTTCTTTTAGTGGGAATAAGAAATAAGAAATGCATACAATAAAAGTAGGTTCACATAAAACACTATTAAAAAACTACTTATATCTGACTCAACCAGTAAAGCCAGTTAGATATTGAGCAGATGAAACTGATTAAATAAAGTCAATCCTTTACCTTGTGTGGAGGAAGTACATCTCCTTTTGTGGACTGGAATTCGATCAGAGACTTTCCCATAAGACCTGACTATTTTCAGAATAAACAAGAGGAAGGGCACAATATAAGAATACCATGTAAATTGAAGCTCCAATTCAACACAGTAAAACATTAAAAATCAACTGTAAACTTAACTATTTCCTCTTGAAACTCTTAAAATATCAACATTGGTGAAATAAGATAAATATAAAGTTCCACTTTCAATGCCATCTTGTATTCCCTTTAATAACAGTTTCAAACATTCAcaaagaaaatggagaaaacAAAAATGATGAACAGAAAATCAAGTAACCTGAACATCCACACACTTCAAGTTGAGGATTGTGGAACCCCTCTTTTGAGCAGTATCCAAATTCCTGGACGAACCTGTGGCGATTGAGCTCGATATCTCAGCTTCCTAAGccataaacaaaacaaagaatGAAACTGAAATGCAGAACCATCATCATTTCATCTTTTCTGAAACGACCCAACAAAACTAGTCTTTGAAAGTTTTCATCTTTTTCATCTACACGGTGTAAAATTGGACCTAAACTTACAATTGAGATAAAGGGTATCCGAAAGTTGAAAACTTTAGATTGCAGCGTGTGTTAATTCGATTTGATAAATGGATGAAGAGAAGGGAAGAGATAGAGAAAGTTGGTACCTTTTCCAAGTCGAGAAGAGGGTTTGTAATGGAGATGAATTGCTCCAAAGAGAGAGGTGATGCTTTCTTCTTGCTTGTCCCTCCCTCCATTGCCACACCACAGTGATTGCTGCTAAGGATTGctcaacagagagagagagagagagagagagagagagagagagagagagagagagagagagagagatgcgAGGGAACGTTGGGGAAATGCAAGTTAGCACTTTAGGAGCACCTTGTATATTGGACTAGGGACATGCTCATTttatttgaagtttgaacacTTTTTTGCTTTTTAGACATTTTGGACATATTTTGTAGGGTTAAATATCATTTTGGTCCTGCATTTGTAGCAAACTTCGATCTTGGTTTTTTTAGTTGGCAAAGTTAAAATTTGATCTCTACAATTAGAGAATTGCCTTTGTTCGAAAGTGAGATGCGTACTGCGTACATGTCTAGTGAGATGTGATGTAACATGACTCTATTGTTAAATAATAGAGCATTTGAACTTATTTTATAAGGGATTTCAATGATATATAAGTCAAAAGTGACATCTACTTGGTAGAGAGAATAAAGTTCAATAAAAGTGTACAATgcaattttaataaattaaaggTACGTTTAATTAGtcgttttattaattatttttcaaaaaaatagaatgaattattaaataaatttcatAATAGAATTATCCTTACTTACTTCATGATGTtccataattaataatttaaaattttttcgGGTCCTTTTTATATATTTAGCCTATAATAACATTTATCTACTTAAGATcacatagaaaaaaaaaacaaatataattaaataaacaaTGGAATACACATGTAGATGTAATGATACATGCATAAAGGGCCATTGACTAGCCACTACACAAAAAATCACCAAAATGGAAAACAATTATTAGTCTCTGCTAGCACCATCACCAATTAAGTAATGTTTTCTTGTGCCTATGGTGGTCTGGAATGCCAGTAAAATAGGGAATTCCAGTAACCTCAATCCAATCATCTCCGTGGAAGAACTTGGATGGGGAGAACAAATGTGCAGCTTTTGAATTGAGGTTCCAGATTCCAGCCCAATGTACACGTTTTGATTTATCTGAACCTGGTCCTATGTTGTGGTACTCAGCATAGAAGCAAGTGTCCATGCCAGATGATCCTTCTAATCCTTGCCATGGCAAGTAGCCATCATGATGaatcaaatcatcaatgtaGGTGTCCATGATGATAGTTCTAGAGTAATTCTTCCATGGACGAGCAAGATATGCCTTATTGTCAAACCTCACTGGGAAGAACTCAGGGTCAGACACAATGGAACCACCTTGGATTACTATTCCTGATGGTTGCTGTCTTTCTTTCCTGCCTTGTGCTGTTACAATGCATTGTTGGTTTTCCAATGGCTTTCTGACCACAAAAGTGCAGTTCTGAAAAACTACTAGCCCAttaccaaagacaaagtcaatgGTACCCGAAATGGTGCAATCCCGGTAGAATTGGCGCATGGTGTGTGCATAGAGTGTATCTTGGTACCCATCCATTGAGCAATTGTAGAAGATGGACTTGTCAGCTTGAACCCTTAATGCCACTGCTTGATGCTTGTGAGGGCCAGCAGAGTTCTCAAAACCCATATTGATGGCAGCAAAATGATCTCCTTGGATAGCTGCATGTATTTGTACATTAATTTACAATTCattgatttaaatttttttaaaatgtatcTTTAATTTAAGAGATGCATATATTAATGTTGACAAGCTATAAGTATGATAGTTATTCAATTAGAAGAGGGCATACCAACAGTTGCAGTTCTGTAGGTGTTAATTCCATCTATGAAGTTTTTGTTGCCTGTGATTCTTGTCTTTTTGCCACCATCACCAACAAAGACAACATGAGTCATATGCTTGTTAACTTCAACATACTCTTGGTAAATGCCCTTCTTGATGTAAATCACAAATGGCTTTTTATTATGATGAGGAACCTTCTTCAATGCCTCATTGATGCTCTTGAAATCTCCACTCCCATCTATGGCTACAGTCACATTAGGCTTGTGTTTGAGTGTGTTTTTCTTTGCATCAAGGAGTCTACGATGATCAAGATCAACCCATGATGGAGTCTCAAAATTCTGAAGAAGGAGGCGACGCCCAGTTAACTTTGTGACATTGAAATCTGATATTGCGTCAGCAAGTTGAGAGACAATAGCAAGGGCATTGCTGCTCATGTGCATGCTTGTTGTTAatagctctttcatcttcattCCAGCTTCGCTAGTGGTGTTCTCAAATCCATCCAAACATGTATCTTGGTATGTGACTGCACCGCTAAGCCAAACCTTTACATTCATGAGGATTTTGTCCAGATTCTGGAGTTGAAACTTGCCTATATCATCAAATGACCTTGTCAACTCTTCAATTGAAAGATCCATAAGTTGCTTGCATGTCTCAAGTGCCATCTTTGCTCTAGGCTCCTTTTCAATCTCATGCAACAAAGTAGTTTCCTTGAGTTTGTCACCAATTTTCTGGATTGTAATGTTGAAGGCAATTTTGATAAGTTCTTTTGGGTCTGTGGtgtttccagcttctgctataaGAGTTTCCTCACATTCCTTCTTGTAATCAGTGGGATGGCAAAGAGTTTGGACTGCTCTAACCGTGGTAGAAACCTGGTTGTAGTTTTTCATGTTGTTCTCTTCACTCTTATTGTGATTGAGGTTCACGCCAACCGTGACGGCCACAACCATAGCCACCAATAGCAAGGTTGACACACCAATGATGATGACTCTCCTTCCCTTCTTTGCATCTCCCCCAGACATTTTGACAATTGAGTTTAATAGCTCCTGTGTAAATTAAACTAATAAATA
This is a stretch of genomic DNA from Lotus japonicus ecotype B-129 chromosome 1, LjGifu_v1.2. It encodes these proteins:
- the LOC130730652 gene encoding uncharacterized protein LOC130730652; amino-acid sequence: MEGGTSKKKASPLSLEQFISITNPLLDLEKEAEISSSIATGSSRNLDTAQKRGSTILNLKCVDVQSGLMGKSLIEFQSTKGDVLPPHKFGTHDVVVLKLNKADLGSPALGQGVVYRLKDSSITVAFDDIPEDGLNSPLRLEKVANEVTYRRMKDALIQLSKGVHKGPAADLIPVLFGEKLPTVSKKDVSFSPFNTNLDHSQKDAISKALSSKNVFLLHGPPGTGKTTTVVEIILQEVKRGSKILACAASNIAVDNIVERLVPHRVKLVRVGHPARLLPQVLDSALDAQVLRGDNSGLANDIRKEMKALNGKLLKTKDKSTRRNIQKELRTLSKEERKRQQLAVTDVIKSADVILTTLTGASSRKLDHTSFDLVIIDEAAQALEIACWIPLLKGSRCILAGDHLQLPPTIQSAEAEKKGLGRTLFERLAELYGDEVTSMLTVQYRMHELIMNWSSKELYSSKIKAHPSVAAHMLYDLEDVKRTSSTEPTLLLIDIAGCDMEEKKDEDESTLNEGEAEVAMAYAKRLVQSGVLPSDIGIITPYAAQVVLLRMLRNKEDRLKDVEISTVDGFQGREKEAIIISMVRSNSKNEVGFLSDRRRMNVAVTRARRQCCLVCDTETVSSDGFLKRLIEYFEEHAEYQSASEYQNE
- the LOC130730654 gene encoding probable pectinesterase/pectinesterase inhibitor 21; the encoded protein is MSGGDAKKGRRVIIIGVSTLLLVAMVVAVTVGVNLNHNKSEENNMKNYNQVSTTVRAVQTLCHPTDYKKECEETLIAEAGNTTDPKELIKIAFNITIQKIGDKLKETTLLHEIEKEPRAKMALETCKQLMDLSIEELTRSFDDIGKFQLQNLDKILMNVKVWLSGAVTYQDTCLDGFENTTSEAGMKMKELLTTSMHMSSNALAIVSQLADAISDFNVTKLTGRRLLLQNFETPSWVDLDHRRLLDAKKNTLKHKPNVTVAIDGSGDFKSINEALKKVPHHNKKPFVIYIKKGIYQEYVEVNKHMTHVVFVGDGGKKTRITGNKNFIDGINTYRTATVAIQGDHFAAINMGFENSAGPHKHQAVALRVQADKSIFYNCSMDGYQDTLYAHTMRQFYRDCTISGTIDFVFGNGLVVFQNCTFVVRKPLENQQCIVTAQGRKERQQPSGIVIQGGSIVSDPEFFPVRFDNKAYLARPWKNYSRTIIMDTYIDDLIHHDGYLPWQGLEGSSGMDTCFYAEYHNIGPGSDKSKRVHWAGIWNLNSKAAHLFSPSKFFHGDDWIEVTGIPYFTGIPDHHRHKKTLLNW